CTTTTCCCCAGCCATATATGTCCAGATTCGTAGCACGGTAGATAGAACGTTGTCGACTTTCGGTGGCTTCGTTCCAATTCCTTGATGTCGCCGGTTTGGAGGCATCTAAATCACATCCTCTTCCATTTGGGACTCATAGACTGATTGATAATACGGATTAGATCTTAATAGATCATGATGGTTTCCTATTCCAATGAACTCACCATCATCTATTATGAGAATTTGGTCAGCATTGCGAACGGAACTGATTTTTTGAGCGACGAGAATCACCGTACACGCCTTTTCTTTTAACATGGTGAGGAGTCTTTTTTCAGTATGAGCATCAAGTGCGCTCGTACTGTCATCTAGTATTAATATATCCGGGTCCCGAACAAGAGCCCGTGCGATGGAAAGTCGTTGTTTCTGACCTCCGGATAAGCTCACACCTTTTTGACCGAGCAATGTTTCATAACCTTCAGGCAAGCTTTCAATAAAATCATGAATTTGTGCATCCTTAGCTGCCTGCACGACCTCATTCTCTGTTGCATCTTCTTTACCCCATCGGATATTATCAACAATCCGACCTGAGAATAAATGCGCCTCCTGAGGAACGATACTCATCCTACTTCTTAAATATTCTATATTCACATCGTTAATGTTCGTTTCATCTATCAAGATCTTACCCTCAGTATGTTCCAATAGACGCGGAATTAAGTTTAATAGCGTCGTTTTTCCTGAACCCGTTTCACCTAGAATGCCAACTGTTTCACCTGGGTGGATCGTAAAAGAGATATTTCTTAAGACTGTTTGTTGATTGATTAATTGATACGTCACATTCTCAAATCGAATGCCTCCATTGAATGCAGGTTTCAAATCCTCGCCAGGTGCATGTAGCGGTCCCGTTGTTTCTTCCAATACGCCTTCAATCCTTTTAGCTGACGCACTCCCTCTTGAATAGTTCATGATCAGGAATGTGAATACTGTGAACGTGAACATGATTTTTGTCGCGTAGTTGATGACCGCTACAAGTTCCCCAGCCTGAACAGTATTCATGTCCAATTGCATGGCCCCAAACCAAAGGATCAGGATGATCACCACATTCATCCCGAGCATGACAACAGGCATGGCTACCTCCATCACCCACAACGCTTTCTTGTTTTCATCCATTAACGTCCGGTTAACGCCTTTGAACCTCTTCTCCTCATAGGCCCCTCTATTAAAACCTTTGATCAGTCTAATGCCTGCAAGGTTTTCTCGAATAACTGTGTTAATCCGATCTAGTCTTTCCTGAACCTTTCTGAAAAGCACCATACCTTTTTTAAGGATAAAAAAGAGAAACAAAAGCATGATTGGAACGGATAATAAGAGAATTGTCGCAAGACCTGGATGTACAACGAAGGACATCACGATACCACCGATTATAAAGAGCGGCGCACGCATTGCAATTCGCATAAGCATAAACAGGACACCCTGAACTTGCGTAACATCATTCGTTAGTCGAGTAACGAGCCCAGGTGTTGAAAAGGTCTGAAAGTGTTTACTAGAAAAGGCTTGAACCTTTTGAAACAGATCTCTTCTCAAGTCATGTCCAACCCCTTGACTTGCATGAGCAGCAAAATAAGAGTTGGTTATACCTGCTGCAAAAGCAATGAGAGAAACGCCTAATAAGACGCCTCCCCAAATCAAGACAACGTCCATATCCTTTGTTACAATACCCTCATCAATGATTTTAGCCATAATCAACGGTTGAAAGAGTTCAACAATTAATTCTAGGATCATTAACGATAGTGCTACAGAAACTGAAATTTTATATGTAGGTAAATAGGAAAAAACCTTCCGCATAATATCCACCGATCCAATCTTGAGTTGGTACAATTATACAGGATAAAGGAAACTTGGCAAAGCCAAGCCCTGGCGCAGGCTGAACCTTAGTTGCGCTTATACTTTGTTCATAAACTTTTCCACCACGCCGATTTATAACTGTGCTGAAAAGTTATACTTAATTCTGAAATTTATTATTCTAATCTATGCTTTAGTTGATGAATCTTATGAGTAGGACAAGCGCCTAAGCGACATATTTAACAAATAAAACAAGAGCTGACTCGACATTTCTATGTCTGAAGTCAGCTCTTTCGTCGTTATTTCGATCGTTCTAAAATATCTCGAACGTTTTCTGGGTCTAATTCTTTATATGTTCCTACGCCTGGTTTGATAAACGTTTTCTCAACGATTGCATCAAATTCCTGATCGTCGATTTCATAATCGGCTAGTCTACTCGGTGCACCAAGTGAGTTCCAGAAGCTACGTAGTGCTTGAGCACCTTCCTTCGCAACTTCGCGATCACTTTTACCAGTATCATCAATTCCAAATACATTGACTGCCAGTTGTTTCACACGACTAGGATCGTCTTCCAGCACGTGTTCAAGCCAGTTCGGGAATAGAATCGCAAGTCCGCCGCCGTGAGGGATATCGTAAATAGCTGAAATCGCATGTTCGATGCGGTGCGTTGCCCAGTCTCCACCATCTGTTCCATTCATCAACGTCCCGTTAAATGCAGTCGTACTAATATACATCATTGTTTCTCGGTGTTTGAATGATTGAAGATCCTCCAACAATTTCGGACCTGTTTCAATTGCCGTTCTAAGTAAAGATTCAATAAATCCGTCAATCATCGGTGTATTATTTGTACGATGGAAATAATGCTCGAGCGCATGAGACATGCTGTCAACAATTCCATAAATGGTTTGATTTTCAGGTACAGAATACGTATATGTCGGATCAAGAACGGAGAATTTCGGATAAACGAGCGGTGAACCCCAGCCAAGCTTATCTTTCGTCTCCCAGTTCGAAATGACCGATACATTATTCATTTCTGAACCAGTTGCCGCGAGTGTCAGGACCGTTCCAATTGGTAATGCCGCTTCAATTGGTGCTTTTTGTGTAATTAAATCCCAAGGATCACCATCATATTTTGCTCCAATTGCAATCGCTTTTGTGCAATCAATGACACTTCCTCCGCCGACTGCTAAGAGAAAATCAATGCCTTCACTTTTACAAATATCAACACCACGTTGCACCGTCGTTAAACGAGGATTCGGTTCAACACCAGAAAGCTCAAATACTGTCGCTTCAGCCTTGTTTAGTTCACGCATGACGTTATCATAGACACCATTCTTCTTAATGCTGCCTCCACCGTAAATGACGAGCACTTTCAGATTCTTTTCCCCTAACTCTTCAGGTAGTTGTTCAATTTGATTTTCACCGAACAACAAACGAGTAGGGTTATATTGTAGAAATGTATTCATACATTAGCACCTCATTACTTGTTAGAATATTTCCCTTGAAGTTTAACATGCCCTTTTCTAGATAGAAATGAATATGACTCCGACTAGGATTCGGTAAACTGGTCATAGTTGATTTCTTGCAAAAAAACTACCACAGCACATGTGCTATGGTAGTCAATCTCACTTCAATATTATCCCCAAATCGCGTGTAGCATACCGAGTACACAGAACATGATGAAATGGTCACTTACAGCGATTGCATATACCTTTTTTGATGTCATTCCGAAGACCATATTTTTAAAGAAACCGAGGAGTAATAAGATCCCGACGAGTGCACCAACCTGCAGTCCTGCAGCCAAATCTGTTGCTCCAGCAAGATCGACAATAACAGCCATGAAAAAGGAGCTTGCAAATGCAACAACAGCAGACCATACAAAGTTAATCGGCTTCGTGCCTTCCTCACCGACGTTGTTTAGTTGTCCCCACTTATTTCCGAATAACACTGGTGAATAATAAAAGGCACCAAATGCCATGTATATAAAACCACCTACGATAATTGCAATTACGTTTAGATCCATATGAATCTCATCCCTTTCTTATTTAGGTAAAATAGGCAAACCAATTTTGACGATTTTCGGCTCCATTTTAAAGCGATCTGAACTGGAATCAAGCTCAATGATTTCCATTGGTGTGCTTAAACACTTGTATCCACTTTTCGGAAGCCAGTAACTGTACAATTCTGAATAGCATTCAATTAATAATCCACGATCTGCAAACGATACAGCTTCTTCAAATTCATAGAAAACGTATTTACTCGCTGCAAAAACTTTAGTTTTCATATGAGGTTCAGGCTGAAACCCTTGCGGAATCGTAATACAACAATCGTAACGGCAAAGGTTTTCTGGAGTGATATATGGATTATTATGAGGAACGCCAATCATCCTTGTTTCATCTGTAATTAAATCTCTCGTTTCTGTATACTGATAAATTTGATCCCACGTATTCGAAATTTCTTCGGTATATGCCCCGAAATGTTGTAAAAATAACACGCTCATCTCAGGGAGCCGTTCAATTTTCACTCTCGCCAAGTCCACCCACTGAAACCCATTATATCCTCTCGTTTCACTTGGTTCTTTTGGATTCGTGCTTTGTTGTTTAGATTTCTTGCTATCTAAGTACGGTCTAGGGAATTTTTCGAGATAAGCACCTTCCCTCCAGGCTTTAGGGCTATGTTTAAAGAACGCTTTAAAAGCAGAAGTGAAATAAGAATTAGATGAAAAACCACACTTAAACGCGATTTCAGTAACAGACATGTTTGGTTCATAAATTAAATAGTGCGCCGCCTCTTCCATACGAACCCTTTTCACATAATCAGACGGTGTTTCTCCCATAATACGATTGAATAACCGGTGGAAATGGTACGGAGAATATGTAGATACTTCTGCTAGATTCTCTAGTGATAAATCGGTATGTAAGTTGTTCTTAATGTAATCTAAGACGGTATATATGTGTCTTTTTTGCTCGTCGTTTGTCGTCATTTATACAAAACTCCCTATAAGGCTACTCTCCAACTTATTATCGTCTAAAGTACACGAATTATAAAACTCAAGCCCTTACTTAAGTTGACACTTAATTAAGTGTATGCTAAATTAATGTCATGATTGAAAAAGCGATACACTCATTAACCGTTCCTACTCGTCGCGAAATACTATTTTTATTACGTGGTAACGAGCTCACCTCAAGCGAAATTGCTTCTCATTTCGAGATATCTGCTCCTGCCATATCCCAGCATCTCAAAGTCCTTGAGCAGTCCGGACTTGTTACGGTTCGGAAATCTGGTACGAAGCGCTTTTACCAAATTAGGAGTGAAGGATTCGCAGCATTGAAAAATTTTGTCGATCAATTCTGGGATGACAGCCTAATACGCCTAAAAGAAGCTGCAGAAGAGGAAGAAAGGAGGAACCATGACTCAAGCGACTGAAACTTTACAAAAGGAAATATTCATTGAATGTCGTCCTGAAACGCTTTTCCCTTT
This Pseudalkalibacillus berkeleyi DNA region includes the following protein-coding sequences:
- a CDS encoding ABC transporter ATP-binding protein, translating into MRKVFSYLPTYKISVSVALSLMILELIVELFQPLIMAKIIDEGIVTKDMDVVLIWGGVLLGVSLIAFAAGITNSYFAAHASQGVGHDLRRDLFQKVQAFSSKHFQTFSTPGLVTRLTNDVTQVQGVLFMLMRIAMRAPLFIIGGIVMSFVVHPGLATILLLSVPIMLLFLFFILKKGMVLFRKVQERLDRINTVIRENLAGIRLIKGFNRGAYEEKRFKGVNRTLMDENKKALWVMEVAMPVVMLGMNVVIILILWFGAMQLDMNTVQAGELVAVINYATKIMFTFTVFTFLIMNYSRGSASAKRIEGVLEETTGPLHAPGEDLKPAFNGGIRFENVTYQLINQQTVLRNISFTIHPGETVGILGETGSGKTTLLNLIPRLLEHTEGKILIDETNINDVNIEYLRSRMSIVPQEAHLFSGRIVDNIRWGKEDATENEVVQAAKDAQIHDFIESLPEGYETLLGQKGVSLSGGQKQRLSIARALVRDPDILILDDSTSALDAHTEKRLLTMLKEKACTVILVAQKISSVRNADQILIIDDGEFIGIGNHHDLLRSNPYYQSVYESQMEEDVI
- a CDS encoding AraC family transcriptional regulator — encoded protein: MTTNDEQKRHIYTVLDYIKNNLHTDLSLENLAEVSTYSPYHFHRLFNRIMGETPSDYVKRVRMEEAAHYLIYEPNMSVTEIAFKCGFSSNSYFTSAFKAFFKHSPKAWREGAYLEKFPRPYLDSKKSKQQSTNPKEPSETRGYNGFQWVDLARVKIERLPEMSVLFLQHFGAYTEEISNTWDQIYQYTETRDLITDETRMIGVPHNNPYITPENLCRYDCCITIPQGFQPEPHMKTKVFAASKYVFYEFEEAVSFADRGLLIECYSELYSYWLPKSGYKCLSTPMEIIELDSSSDRFKMEPKIVKIGLPILPK
- a CDS encoding DUF1761 domain-containing protein, which translates into the protein MDLNVIAIIVGGFIYMAFGAFYYSPVLFGNKWGQLNNVGEEGTKPINFVWSAVVAFASSFFMAVIVDLAGATDLAAGLQVGALVGILLLLGFFKNMVFGMTSKKVYAIAVSDHFIMFCVLGMLHAIWG
- a CDS encoding ArsR/SmtB family transcription factor, with amino-acid sequence MIEKAIHSLTVPTRREILFLLRGNELTSSEIASHFEISAPAISQHLKVLEQSGLVTVRKSGTKRFYQIRSEGFAALKNFVDQFWDDSLIRLKEAAEEEERRNHDSSD
- a CDS encoding iron-containing alcohol dehydrogenase; the protein is MNTFLQYNPTRLLFGENQIEQLPEELGEKNLKVLVIYGGGSIKKNGVYDNVMRELNKAEATVFELSGVEPNPRLTTVQRGVDICKSEGIDFLLAVGGGSVIDCTKAIAIGAKYDGDPWDLITQKAPIEAALPIGTVLTLAATGSEMNNVSVISNWETKDKLGWGSPLVYPKFSVLDPTYTYSVPENQTIYGIVDSMSHALEHYFHRTNNTPMIDGFIESLLRTAIETGPKLLEDLQSFKHRETMMYISTTAFNGTLMNGTDGGDWATHRIEHAISAIYDIPHGGGLAILFPNWLEHVLEDDPSRVKQLAVNVFGIDDTGKSDREVAKEGAQALRSFWNSLGAPSRLADYEIDDQEFDAIVEKTFIKPGVGTYKELDPENVRDILERSK